The Raphanus sativus cultivar WK10039 chromosome 2, ASM80110v3, whole genome shotgun sequence genome includes a region encoding these proteins:
- the LOC108841107 gene encoding transcription repressor OFP14-like, with translation MPNPLQNSLHGYLSKIKRETEKLQLTSSKSLSSSKKWVLAGCKQSKKLSSSFKHRRGPKSKTRSNDDHHQDSSQAATLSDIDRFLEENFKSLCIRDGSEEEEEEEEDHHHWKKKEKMHQSSDEDDDDNDEYRHRFERTWGPAVYDSPKLPDPPRRTERLSPPPGSSEGRPSMYNTMSEEEGEERPSLRSKSNSSSTVLPENCIAVLRYTADPQEDFRRSMVEMMESKLGGSEVDWDLMEELLFSYLDLNDKKSHKFILSAFVDLIISLRDKEKRITRTSLERSLSIRAAARMRLSKRTDAFRN, from the coding sequence ATGCCAAACCCATTGCAGAACTCGTTGCATGGTTACCTGTCAAAGATCAAAAGAGAGACAGAAAAGCTGCAGTTGACGTCGTCGAAATCATTGTCATCATCCAAGAAGTGGGTGCTTGCTGGCTGTAAGCAATCCAAAAAGCTCTCCTCCTCCTTCAAGCATAGACGAGGTCCCAAAAGCAAGACCAGATCCAATGACGACCACCACCAGGATTCCAGTCAGGCAGCCACCTTGTCTGATATCGACCGTTTCCTCGAGGAAAACTTCAAATCCCTCTGCATCAGAGATGGCAgcgaagaggaggaggaggaggaggaggaccaCCATCATTGGAAAAAGAAGGAGAAAATGCATCAGTCCTCGGATGAAGACGACGACGACAACGACGAGTATCGTCACAGATTCGAGAGGACATGGGGACCGGCCGTCTACGACTCCCCCAAACTGCCAGATCCGCCGAGGAGAACAGAGAGACTATCTCCACCACCTGGATCATCGGAAGGTAGGCCCAGCATGTACAACACAATGTCGGAGGAGGAGGGAGAGGAGAGACCGTCGTTGAGGTCCAAGTCCAACTCATCCAGCACGGTGCTGCCTGAGAACTGCATCGCGGTGCTGAGATACACTGCAGATCCTCAGGAGGATTTCAGGAGATCGATGGTGGAGATGATGGAGTCCAAGCTAGGAGGGAGCGAGGTGGACTGGGACTTGATGGAAGAGCTACTTTTCTCCTATCTCGATCTCAACGACAAGAAGTCACACAAGTTCATACTCAGCGCATTCGTCGATCTCATCATCTCTCTCCGTGACAAGGAGAAGAGGATCACCAGGACATCCCTTGAGAGGTCGCTCAGTATTCGCGCCGCCGCCAGAATGAGGCTGAGTAAGAGGACCGATGCCTTTCGCAACTAA
- the LOC108830461 gene encoding uncharacterized protein LOC108830461 isoform X1 yields the protein MFDGLFKPKFYTKCKYLVKITKTRVETVKRKKNSVCKYLKKDIVDLLNNSLDYNAYGRAEGLIEEKRRLSCYELLEQFCVCVASNVSLLQKSNKCPEECREAISSLVYAAARVSEVPELRDLRSMFADRYGTNSLEQFVNPEFVESFKAAPPSKEMKVTLLHDIAIEYSIKWDAKSLEQRLYTPPAAAEEPQKQKLTKQNNPVKTTENRGSLSFHGRKDSLDSKSMSRRSEDDSVGTSESYVSGPEEEEDDPENKPFYYRFFMPASNYNNNDKPKIEKQESLPEKITKSDLMPDHNDDSPSAGRPKPRSVRRRLANPPPQEAPGEDSVSSKNMRSESMEKASGEGVRRMCRRTASWQPNPSNNVPDFDEVAARVDALTRN from the exons ATGTTTGATGGTCTGTTTAAACCCAAATTCTACACGAAATG CAAGTACTTGGTCAAGATAACGAAAACAAGAGTGGAGACggtgaagagaaagaaaaactcTGTTTGCAAATATTTGAAGAAGGACATTGTCGATCTTCTCAACAACAGCCTCGATTACAATGCATACGGCAGG GCAGAAGGACTTATTGAGGAGAAAAGAAGGTTGTCCTGTTATGAATTGTTGGAGCAATTCTGCGTATGTGTTGCATCCAATGTTTCTCTCTTACAGAAATCCAA TAAATGCCCTGAGGAGTGTCGGGAGGCCATCTCTTCCCTTGTGTATGCGGCCGCTAGAGTCTCTGAAGTGCCTGAGCTTCGCGATCTCAGGTCTATGTTTGCTGACAGATACGGGACTAATTCACTTGAACAGTTTGTGAACCCTGAG TTTGTGGAGAGCTTCAAAGCGGCGCCCCCGTCAAAGGAAATGAAGGTAACGCTTCTCCACGATATTGCCATAGAATACTCCATCAAATGGGACGCCAAGTCTTTAGAGCAGAGGCTCTACACACCACCTGCTGCTGCTGAAGAGCcgcaaaaacaaaaattaacaaagCAAAATAATCCTGTAAAGACGACTGAAAACAGAGGCAGCCTTTCGTTTCATGGCAGAAAAGACTCTTTGGATAGCAAGTCCATGAGTAGAAGAAGCGAAGACGACTCCGTGGGTACAAGCGAGAGTTATGTCTCTGGCcctgaggaggaggaggatgatccAGAAAACAAACCTTTCTACTACAGATTCTTCATGCCTGCGTCTAATTACAACAACAACGACAAACCCAAAATCGAGAAACAGGAAAGCCTTCCGGAGAAGATAACCAAATCTGATCTCATGCCAGACCACAATG ACGACTCTCCTAGTGCGGGGAGACCAAAGCCGAGATCAGTGAGAAGAAGATTAGCGAACCCGCCTCCCCAAGAAGCGCCTGGTGAAGATTCGGTGAGTAGTAAGAACATGAGGTCAGAGTCGATGGAGAAAGCAAGCGGTGAGGGGGTACGGAGGATGTGTCGTCGAACAGCTTCGTGGCAGCCTAACCCCTCCAACAACGTCCCAGATTTTGACGAGGTCGCGGCTCGTGTAGATGCTCTCACACGAAACTGA
- the LOC108829790 gene encoding uncharacterized protein LOC108829790 — protein MSERFLFTGVFCIKLFILINRVTIIMLLRTTSAPILNSWLQQHCSRESSPEPESLLQPRNRSLSLLSSKSIDERTGKMLHQALSAEHRESVTKSSYNEHDSSSLIPRRERRSSLDESSHGTAYYNRKILDPSSSTFVTQRLSSSSGIGKKVSDDDEDHLEALVIGGGGGGGGSMGSSGGKICNGGDDGGSGGSEDATDVYYREMINLSPGNSLLTGNYAKFLKEVRGDMKKAEEYCERAILGNTNDGNVLSLYADIILQNHGDRKRAHSYFQQAAKMSPEDCYVQASYARFLWDVEDDEYEEEEKEQLSDEIGHMPPTTIFRDFPKQARISTTS, from the exons ATGAGCGAGCGGTTTTTGTTTACTGGAGTTTTTTgtataaaactttttattttgattaaccGAGTGACCATCATTATGTTACTGAGAACCACATCTGCTCCAATACTGAACTCATGGCTACAACAACACTGCTCGAGAGAATCGTCACCGGAGCCGGAGTCACTGCTCCAGCCCCGAAACAGATCgttgtctcttctctcttcaaaGTCCATAGATGAACGCACTGGGAAGATGTTGCACCAAGCTCTCTCAGCTGAGCACAGGGAAAGTGTTACTAAATCAAGTTACAACGAACATGACAGCAGTAGCCTAATACCACGCAGGGAACGAAGGTCATCGTTAGATGAAAGTTCTCATGGAACAGCTTACTACAATAGAAAGATTTTGGATCCGTCCTCCTCGACCTTTGTAACGCAAAGACTGTCCTCGAGCTCTGGAATTGGAAAGAAGGtcagtgatgatgatgaagatcaTCTGGAGGCTCTTGTgattggtggtggtggtggtggtggtggtagtaTGGGGAGCAGCGGTGGCAAGATCTGTAACGGCGGAGATGACGGTGGAAGCGGTGGAAGTGAGGACGCCACCGATGTGTATTACAGGGAGATGATCAACTTGTCACCTGGAAATTCGCTTTTGACCGGAAACTACGCCAAGTTTTTAAAAGAG GTGAGAGGAGACATGAAGAAAGCAGAAGAGTACTGTGAAAGAGCAATTTTGGGGAACACCAACGATGGAAACGTTCTCTCGCTATACGCCGATATCATTTTGCAAAACCACGGCGACCGTAAAAGAGCCCACTCCTATTTCCAACAAGCTGCCAAAATGTCCCCCGAAGATTG CTATGTGCAAGCTTCATACGCAAGGTTTCTGTGGGATGTGGAGGATGACgaatatgaagaagaagaaaaagagcaaTTGAGTGATGAAATTGGCCACATGCCTCCAACTACCATCTTCCGTGATTTTCCCAAGCAAGCTCGTATTTCCACAACATCCTAA
- the LOC108830476 gene encoding uncharacterized protein LOC108830476 — protein sequence MFYGTAVWDPWLIVGQIICLQCSFYLTLGVFMILFLGLRVPRLSLVYFFDYATLTYSTLTGWCVIASFLFTSLAGAVYMIFLVERARKCLDFSATLYIIHLFFCIVYGGWPSSMAWWVVNGTGLAIMALLAEYMCIKREQREIPMDRFHSRV from the exons ATGTTCTATGGCACAGCTGTATGGGACCCTTGGCTTATTGTTGGCCAGATTATATGCCTTCAATGCTCCTTCTATCTTACTCTTGGAGTCTTCATGATCCTCTTTCTAGGCCTTCGTGTTCCTCGCCTTAGTCTTGTCTACTTTTTCGATTACGCTACTCTCACTTATTCTACCCTCACCGGTTGGTGTGTCATTGCCTCTTTCCTCTTCACTTCACTCGCTGGGGCTGTCTACATGATATTTCTGGTGGAACGAGCACGTAAATGCCTTGATTTCTCTGCTACTCTCTATATCATACATCTCTTCTTCTGCATTGTGTATGGAGGATGGCCTTCGTCCATGGCATGGTGGGTTGTAAATGGTACTGGACTTGCTATAATGGCATTGTTAGCTGAGTACATGTGCATTAAACGCGAACAGCGAGAGATTCCCATGGATCGTTTCCATTCAA GGGTTTGA
- the LOC108821278 gene encoding protein LURP-one-related 5, with amino-acid sequence MKGGLLVDDEFIHGEEKNLTVRKTSLFFAGDGFTVYDCKGSLVFRVDSYGGPNNRDTDELVLMDAHGRCLLTLRRKRPSLRRRWEGYVGERTEGQKPIFGVRRSSIIGRNSVTVEVYAEYECSEYLIEGNFGQRSCTVVEAETRRKVAEIRRKVDASTNVMLGKDVFSLNVKAGFDGAFAMGLVLVLDQIYGDDYVEVGEEQVHPSAVDL; translated from the exons ATGAAAGGAGGTTTGCTTGTGGACGATGAATTTATTCACGGAGAAGAGAAGAACCTGACTGTTCGGAAAACTTCTCTCTTTTTCGCCGGAGATGGTTTCACGGTTTACGACTGCAAGGGCTCTTTGGTCTTTCGGGTGGACTCTTACGGTGGTCCCAACAACCGAGACACCGATGAGCTTGTCCTCATGGACGCTCATGGTCGCTGTCTCCTTACTCTCCGACGAAAG AGGCCGAGTTTGCGACGGAGATGGGAGGGGTATGTCGGGGAGAGAACAGAGGGTCAGAAGCCAATCTTCGGGGTGAGGAGATCCTCGATAATCGGGAGGAACAGCGTGACGGTGGAGGTTTACGCGGAGTACGAGTGCAGCGAGTACCTGATCGAAGGGAATTTCGGGCAGAGGAGTTGCACGGTGGTGGAGGCGGAGACGAGGCGGAAGGTGGCGGAGATACGGAGAAAAGTAGATGCGTCAACGAACGTGATGCTCGGGAAAGACGTATTCTCGTTGAACGTGAAGGCCGGGTTTGATGGAGCCTTCGCGATGGGATTGGTCCTTGTGCTTGATCAGATCTACGGTGACGATTACGTTGAGGTTGGTGAAGAACAGGTGCACCCTTCCGCAGTAGATCTTTGA
- the LOC108830461 gene encoding uncharacterized protein LOC108830461 isoform X2, whose protein sequence is MCCIQCFSLTEIQYCCYSKCPEECREAISSLVYAAARVSEVPELRDLRSMFADRYGTNSLEQFVNPEFVESFKAAPPSKEMKVTLLHDIAIEYSIKWDAKSLEQRLYTPPAAAEEPQKQKLTKQNNPVKTTENRGSLSFHGRKDSLDSKSMSRRSEDDSVGTSESYVSGPEEEEDDPENKPFYYRFFMPASNYNNNDKPKIEKQESLPEKITKSDLMPDHNDDSPSAGRPKPRSVRRRLANPPPQEAPGEDSVSSKNMRSESMEKASGEGVRRMCRRTASWQPNPSNNVPDFDEVAARVDALTRN, encoded by the exons ATGTGTTGCATCCAATGTTTCTCTCTTACAGAAATCCAA TATTGTTGCTACAGTAAATGCCCTGAGGAGTGTCGGGAGGCCATCTCTTCCCTTGTGTATGCGGCCGCTAGAGTCTCTGAAGTGCCTGAGCTTCGCGATCTCAGGTCTATGTTTGCTGACAGATACGGGACTAATTCACTTGAACAGTTTGTGAACCCTGAG TTTGTGGAGAGCTTCAAAGCGGCGCCCCCGTCAAAGGAAATGAAGGTAACGCTTCTCCACGATATTGCCATAGAATACTCCATCAAATGGGACGCCAAGTCTTTAGAGCAGAGGCTCTACACACCACCTGCTGCTGCTGAAGAGCcgcaaaaacaaaaattaacaaagCAAAATAATCCTGTAAAGACGACTGAAAACAGAGGCAGCCTTTCGTTTCATGGCAGAAAAGACTCTTTGGATAGCAAGTCCATGAGTAGAAGAAGCGAAGACGACTCCGTGGGTACAAGCGAGAGTTATGTCTCTGGCcctgaggaggaggaggatgatccAGAAAACAAACCTTTCTACTACAGATTCTTCATGCCTGCGTCTAATTACAACAACAACGACAAACCCAAAATCGAGAAACAGGAAAGCCTTCCGGAGAAGATAACCAAATCTGATCTCATGCCAGACCACAATG ACGACTCTCCTAGTGCGGGGAGACCAAAGCCGAGATCAGTGAGAAGAAGATTAGCGAACCCGCCTCCCCAAGAAGCGCCTGGTGAAGATTCGGTGAGTAGTAAGAACATGAGGTCAGAGTCGATGGAGAAAGCAAGCGGTGAGGGGGTACGGAGGATGTGTCGTCGAACAGCTTCGTGGCAGCCTAACCCCTCCAACAACGTCCCAGATTTTGACGAGGTCGCGGCTCGTGTAGATGCTCTCACACGAAACTGA
- the LOC108841360 gene encoding EPIDERMAL PATTERNING FACTOR-like protein 8, producing MVTSLKYKRRGLGAAFLIVNILSSLVSPHSMSVQAGAHDQQLKRKKSVIGSKPPACGNKCLNCKPCLPYLFDIHGAHDDDDDDREPYYPVRWMCRCREKIFGP from the exons ATGGTCACGTCACTAAAATATAAACGACGTGGTTTGGGAGCTGCATTTCTCATTGTCAACATCTTATCTTCTCTCGTATCTCCACACAGCATGTCTg TACAAGCAGGCGCTCATGATCAACAACTAAAGAGGAAGAAATCGGTTATTGGGTCAAAGCCTCCCGCGTGTGGAAACAAGTGCCTGAATTGCAAGCCTTGCCTTCCTTATCTATTTGACATTCATGGtgctcatgatgatgatgatgatgatcgtgAACCATACTATCCGGTAAGGTGGATGTGTAGATGTCGGGAAAAGATATTCGGACCTTAA